A window of the Lactuca sativa cultivar Salinas chromosome 5, Lsat_Salinas_v11, whole genome shotgun sequence genome harbors these coding sequences:
- the LOC128125970 gene encoding uncharacterized protein LOC128125970: MTGHEYTLELLHRNRLQCVEVLRMSRDSFVRLCAHFRANYSLKDSKHVSVEEKMTMFFMMIGHNQRYVIIKRRFQHSKQTIHKFFYEVLDKMMLFAQDVIVPTSFNPNPNIPGHNRRLRRIFKGAVGAPDSTLIHVVVPAKKQDLYRSRGKWEGVAHDSRILSEAITDPQASFPFPPPDKYYLCDAAYAHTRGFMAPYRNVRYWLGDFRQRRALTNKEKFNHGHAKLRNVIERAFGVLKARFPILKRMAPFPFVTQRNNAMACFALHNFIRREGLSDEYFARYDEPNVSFRNNNVAVDDDEDEIPTHGTAADREYMTQLQDEIADQLMHNID; this comes from the exons ATGACGGGACATGAATACACATTGGAGTTGTTACATCGTAATCGTTTACAATGTGTTGAAGTACTACGCATGTCCCGTGACTCTTTTGTACGACTATGTGCTCATTTTAGAGCGAATTACTCATTAAAGGACAGCAAACACGTATCGGTTGAGGAAAAGATGACTATGTTTTTTATGATGATCGGCCATAATCAACGTTATGTGATTATCAAGCGGAGATTTCAACACTCGAAGCAAACaattcataaatttttttatgaagtGTTGGACAAAATGATGCTTTTCGCACAAGATGTTATAGTACCAACTTCTTTTAATCCGAATCCAAACATTCCAGGACATAATAGGAGGCTACGAAGGATTTTCAAAGGGGCGGTTGGTGCCCCTGATAGCACTTTGATACATGTTGTTGTCCCTGCTAAGAAACAAGACTTATATAGAAGTAGAGGAAA GTGGGAAGGGGTAGCGCATGACTCTAGAATATTATCAGAAGCAATAACCGATCCACAAGCATCATTCCCGTTTCCACCACCCG ACAAGtattatctttgtgatgccgCGTATGCACACACTCGAGGATTTATGGCCCCTTATCGTAATGTGAGGTATTGGCTTGGAGATTTTCGTCAAAGACGTGCATTGAccaataaagaaaaatttaaccATGGACATGCAAAACTTCGGAATGTCATTGAGCGtgcttttggtgttttgaaagcaCGCTTCCCTATATTGAAGAGGATGGCACCATTCCCGTTTGTGACACAAAGAAACAATGCCATGGCATGCTTCGCgcttcataattttataaggagAGAAGGACTGAGTGATGAGTATTTCGCACGATACGATGAACCCAATGTCTCATTTCGGAATAACAATGTGGCcgttgatgatgatgaagacgagATTCCAACACATGGTACTGCAGCAGACCGTGAATATATGACTCAGTTACAGGATGAAATTGCTGATCAGTTGATGCACAATATAGATTga